In Thunnus thynnus chromosome 4, fThuThy2.1, whole genome shotgun sequence, a genomic segment contains:
- the LOC137181676 gene encoding thiol S-methyltransferase TMT1A-like, with amino-acid sequence MKSCLMKLCRFLCKLLTLPLHLVGIIGFYGMYKRFFPLLAYNITFSYNDKMHKMKRELFRNMCKFANTDGTLRLLEIGCGSGANFQFYPYGCTVVCTDPNPHFEKYLRMSMEANKHLTYDEFIVVSGEDMKEVKDESVDVVVCTLVLCSVNSVHQVLQEVRRILKTGGAFYFMEHVVSGPSSWTYFFQHVLEPLWYYLGDGCSITRATWKDLEAAGFSELHLKHFEAPEVTSMIRPHIMGYSIK; translated from the exons ATGAAGTCTTGTCTCATGAAATTATGCAGATTCCTTTGCAAACTCTTGACTTTGCCCTTACATCTCGTGGGGATCATAGGCTTTTACGGTATGTACAAACGTTTTTTTCCGCTGCTTGCCTACAATATAACCTTTTCGTACAACgacaaaatgcacaaaatgaaGAGAGAGCTTTTCCGAAACATGTGCAAGTTTGCAAACACCGACGGCACACTTCGCCTGCTGGAGATCGGCTGCGGCAGCGGGGCGAACTTCCAGTTCTACCCGTACGGCTGCACGGTGGTCTGCACTGACCCCAACCCGCACTTCGAGAAGTACCTCCGGATGAGCATGGAGGCAAACAAGCATCTGACTTATGATGAGTTTATAGTTGTCTCAGGGGAGGACATGAAGGAAGTAAAGGACGAGTCTGTGGACGTTGTTGTCTGCACCTTGGTGCTCTGTTCGGTCAACAGTGTTCACCAGGTGCTGCAGGAGGTCCGACGGATCCTCAAAACA GGTGGAGCCTTCTACTTCATGGAGCATGTTGTGTCAGGTCCATCCTCCTGGACTTATTTCTTCCAGCATGTGCTCGAGCCTCTCTGGTACTATCTTGGAGACGGATGCTCGATAACCAGAGCAACATGGAAAGATCTTGAGGCGGCTGGTTTCTCTGAACTTCACCTAAAACACTTTGAGGCTCCAGAGGTCACTTCAATGATAAGACCACACATCATGGGATATTCCATTAAATGA
- the LOC137181677 gene encoding thiol S-methyltransferase TMT1A-like: MAFLMRLCMLVVNVLCLPLHVLEAVGLYKIYKRVFPLCVYRISVNYNKKMYDKKRELFLTLPEFNKAGGQMTILEIGCGSGTNFGFYPPGCKVICTDPNPHFQKYLKKSMGENDHLTYERFVVASGEDMGSVEDESVDVVVCTLVLCSVNNIPQTLREAHRILRPGGAFYFIEHVVADPSSWAYFFQHVLQPAWYYFGDGCEVTRATWKHLEAAGFSDLKLRHIEAPLFFVIKPHIIGYAVK; encoded by the exons ATGGCTTTTCTAATGAGATTATGCATGTTAGTCGTCAATGTGTTGTGCTTACCCCTTCATGTGCTCGAAGCCGTCGGCCTGTACAAAATATACAAACGCGTCTTCCCACTATGTGTGTATCGGATATCTGTTAACTACAATAAGAAAATGTACGATAAGAAGAGGGAGCTGTTTCTGACTCTCCCAGAGTTCAACAAGGCCGGTGGCCAGATGACGATTTTGGAAATTGGTTGCGGCTCTGGCACAAATTTTGGGTTTTATCCACCCGGTTGTAAGGTGATCTGCACAGACCCGAACCCTCATTTCCAGAAATATCTGAAGAAAAGCATGGGCGAAAATGACCACCTCACATATGAGAGGTTTGTGGTGGCATCGGGAGAGGACATGGGGTCGGTTGAGGACGAATCGGTAGACGTTGTGGTCTGCACCCTGGTGCTCTGCTCTGTCAACAACATACCGCAAACTCTGCGGGAGGCGCACCGCATACTGAGGCCA GGTGGCGCCTTCTATTTCATAGAGCACGTTGTTGCAGACCCCTCCTCTTGGGCGTACTTCTTCCAGCATGTCCTCCAGCCGGCGTGGTACTACTTTGGCGACGGATGCGAGGTCACCCGGGCAACATGGAAACATCTGGAGGCAGCTGGATTCTCTGACCTCAAACTAAGACACATCGAAGCGCCGCTCTTCTTCGTGATCAAACCGCACATCATAGGGTATGCTGTGAAATAG
- the atf1 gene encoding cyclic AMP-dependent transcription factor ATF-1 isoform X2 encodes MSLGGSPVTVVQLPGGQFQVQGVIQSAQSSVIQSPQVQNTQAQCSDSEDSQDSSDSGSAAQKTREILARRPSYRKILNELSSEEVTHIEGKDNSPASTGVTGVTVPTTPIYQTSSGQYITIAANGAIQLASPGSEALQGLQGLQAVTMANSGGAQQSTTILQYAQTPDGQQILVPSNQVVVQGAGGEVQTYQIRTAPTSSSLPQTVVMTSPVGLSQGKSDDPTMKREIRLAKNREAARECRRKKKEYVKCLENRVAVLENQNKTLIEELKTLKDLYCVKTG; translated from the exons ATGTCGCTGGGTGGTTCTCCTGTGACCGTTGTCCAGCTGCCAGGGGGTCAGTTTCAGGTTCAAGGAGTGATCCAGTCTGCACAGTCCTCAGTCATTCAGTCCCCTCAGGTGCAGAATACACAG GCCCAGTGTTCAGATAGTGAAGATTCACAGGACTCATCAGACAGTGGAAGTGCAGCGCAAAAGACCAGAGAGATACTGGCGAGACGGCCATCATAcag AAAAATCCTAAATGAACTTTCATCTGAGGAAGTGACACACATTGAGGGAAAGGATAACAGTCCGGCATCCACAGGAGTGACAGGTGTTACAGTACCCACAACCCCAATCTACCAGACCAGCAGCGGCCAGTATA TTACCATAGCCGCTAATGGCGCAATCCAGCTGGCAAGTCCAGGGTCCGAAGCCCTTCAGGGACTGCAGGGACTGCAGGCTGTTACTATGGCCAACTCTGGTGGAGCCCAGCAAAGCACCACCATCCTTCAGTATGCCCAGACCCCTGACGGACAGCAGATACTGGTGCCAAGCAACCAGGTTGTTGTACAAG gagcaggaggagaggtgCAAACATACCAGATCCGCACAGCGCCCACATCCAGCTCGCTGCCTCAGACCGTAGTGATGACCTCTCCTGTGGGACTATCTCAGGGCAAAAGTGATGATCCAACAATGAAGAGGGAAATCAGGCTTGCAAAAAACAG AGAGGCAGCCCGTGAATGTCGGCGGAAGAAAAAGGAATATGTTAAATGTCTGGAAAACCGCGTAGCTGTTCTTGAGAACCAAAACAAGACCCTGATTGAGGAACTCAAAACATTAAAGGACCTTTATTGTGTTAAAACAGGATAA